The stretch of DNA TTGAAAAACCGAAAATTTGTGCTGATTTATTGATTAATTGAACCATATCAAGCGTGGTAGTTAAAACAACTCAGTTGACAGAGTGGTGTGTactcatggatgccaagggaagacTTCCCCAAAACACTTACAAATAAACATTTGACgtcttttgtctctctgtgtttcagaaTTTTCCTTCAATTTCGGAAGATGCTGAATGAATCTCACGAAAGCATCTGAGAgagtgaaacagcgcccctctttCTTTAGTAGGTGTAGCCCagctgatgctgtctggtcaaaaagagtatgacattgttgccgcctgtagcattgaacgcaagggaagccagcaagcatttggcctcccttgatacatatttaaaaataaattataaCCAATCAGCGTTGAGATAaacgagctcaactgtgaatggtcctggtgtACCAAAAAATGATTATAACAGTGATCcagatccaaccataaattcatacattgtgcgtCTGGTCTGAtaggaagttcaatatgtagctagatgtagtaggccaACGTTAACTAGTTACCTATGAACGGAAGTTAGGCTAGTGAGCAagaattttagccaggtagcctaggacaacaaaaactaaaagcgtgtactgtatgacagagtcatagagcGTTTAGGCAACATGATAGAGAGGAGGATGTCATTGGCGTATCTTGTTTTTGAAATCTTGTTTTTGAAATCTTTTAGaaatcttttagttgtcactgtattaaacTAAGCGGAGGTGATTTGATGAATCTGAAATGGCGCTGGAATaatggaggcagctcctgttttctttgcgacttgcagtaactctctgtggttctaaaccAATGGTTGTTTAGTGGTCCGAGCATgtgggaaacattaacttgcttgaccatgctgtaggccatgtaactgtttgttacatgcaatatgcttcgTGGACTCCGCCTTCGGCCTATATTGTCTCTGCCTATATATCATGGTGGGAAGGCATATAACTAACAGGTTATTGAGCAACCAACGCAATTATGACAAAACATAGGctgtaatatggctttttcccCCCTGACTTGGCTTCCCCGGTGATTTTAACCACGCACCACTACCGAGTGGATAGTGCTGAAACAATGACGTAATATCTGAACCCTGTCACCGTTATGCACGTTTGTCACATCTTGAGTTATAAGATTTGTAGAACTACCTCAGGATTTCACTCAATTTACTGTAAGTGCTGCTTAACAAAATGAACGTTGTAAGTGCTGCTTAACAAAATGAACGTTGTAAGTGCTGCTTAACAAAATGAACGTTGTAAGTGCTGCTTAACAAAATGAACGTTGTAAGTGCTGCTTAACAAAAATTATGTTTTAGAATCGATGCTCAGTCACTAGCATGGTGCAAGAATGTTCACTACAAATGTAGTGGTCCCTTTTCCAGTTGTTGCACAACGACTCCGTCTGTTTATCTCAGCGCGACATCATTCGAACGAATtctgtgaaaagagagagaacgtAACAAACAAATTCTGTGAATAGAGAAGAGAAcgcaacagagagaggaaaaggaaaaAGTATTATCCTATACACAAACCATCAAAAAAGCTGAAGCCCCTGTTTCTGACAAACATAACTCAGTTCTGAAActtcacacacacgcgcacgcgcatacacgcacatgcacgcatatggggattttaggtccccacaaggatagaggaatcaacccaacacacaccctCAAAGTTGACCAGTCCATCCCCGTTGAGGTCCACATCCCGGAGGATCTCATCAATCTCTCTGTTTGTCAGCTGTTCTCCCATCAGTTTCTTCATGGCCTCCCTAAGCTCCATTATACTGATCTGACCATCGCCGTTAGTATCGaactgagagagggaaagagagacagagacagagagacagagaaagagacagaagaacaaagaaagagagagagcgaaagagagacagagagagagagagaggagggaagatatAGTGACAGTTACTCACATTGAGAGAGACCGCAACCATTTCTGTCAGCTTTGAGCCCACACAatctgagagagaaagactgaccTCCTTGAATGCGTCTCGCAGTTCTTTCACTCCGATCATATCTGCTGTCTCTGCCAGCATCTTTGGGCCCATCAGCTCCACAAAGTCCTCAAAGTCTAGTTTGCCCCCACCTACAGaccagaaagaaaaaaaatatgtatatatatttttttacatttcttttaAATTTcttaaacttttatttaacttggcatgtcagttaaaaacaaattcttatttacaatgacggcctacaccagccaaacctggacgacgctgggccaattgtgcgccgccctatgggactcccaatcacagccggatgtgatacagcctggattcgaaccaggtacagtagtgacgcctcttgcactgagatgcagtgccttagaccgctgcgccactcgggagccctcggGAACACGACTACTATTACTCACAGTTACATTATGGATACGGCTAATGTCTTTCTTTACTGACTCCGTGCTTCCTGGGTCCATCATTCGTTGTAATAACACCACTCTAGAGTTTCAGATATTCTATGATTCTGTGGCGTTTCCCCCGTCTCATGTTGATGATGACGTCAGACTCACAGATGGACTGGCCAAGCTCGATGAGCTCCATCTCTGTGGGCATGTAGCCCATGGTCCTCATGCACTCTCCTAGGTCCTTGTAGCTGATGTAGCCATTCTTCTTCTTATCAAACTCCAGAAACGCCTCGCGGAGCTCTGCGCgcgcacacaggcacagacatacacacagggtAAGAATTGGATCATCTACACTGAAACACGTGTAGTGGTTTATGATTATGACTATGTCAGATAGAGGGGTGTAATCTACCTTCAATCTCCTCGGGTCGTAGGTCCCTGTCCTGTCGGAGGTAGCAGAGGGACACACATAAGCAGACTGGTAGttgcacatgaacacacacacacacaccacaccacccactCACACATGTACATCACAAACACACAAGACTTAATGACAACACAGTCTGTTTACACACGTACCCACGGTCAGACCAACGTACTCCGCATGCCTCTACGTTGACACAAACACCGCAGTCAAATGCACAGATGAAAATCTAAAGGTCGACAAAAGAACAAATGTCCAACCACTGATATCCTGAAATGCACAACGCACTTCAATCACAAAGACAATGGGAGCCAATTGGCCAAAGGCAGCAGGGGGATGAGAGGAAAGccggggtagagagacagaaggtcTGCCGTTTGGTTTCCTTTGATGAAAGAGAAGACTTTTTAAGGCAGGGCCGTACATGTGATTTGTAGTGGGCCAGTAGACACACATTAGTAGAAAGAGTAAGCCAGGATGCTCTGCGAAGTCAGACTAAATACGATATCTATCTGGTACATTACATCGAAAGGATGGGATATATCTGAATCTAAATGTATACAGAGGACATTGGGAGAGACATTTGTTTGTGTTATGGAATGGGTAAAAAATAATTTTACGTCAACGTAAATCACCATAGGGAGGGTTGCCCCTGGCAACAGCTGGAGATGAGGAGATTTGGGAGGTTTAGTATGAGTGAGACCCTTGTACACATAATGTGCATTGTCGGTGCAACCACGCACACACTGTAGGTGGTGCCTGTTCCGGTGTGGTACAGTATAGGAAGAGAAAATCCCTGTAGTTCTATTTTTCTTTATAGTCTTTACTACAGATGTTCTTCTTGGAGTCTCCCTGTATATGATCTGCTCTgtgtggacaaaacattaggaacaccagctctttccatgacatagactgaccaggtgaatccatgtgaaagctatgatcccttattgatgtcacttgttaaatccacttcaatcagtgtagatgaaggggaggagatttttttatttttaagccttgagacaagtgagacatggattgtgtatgtgtgccattcagagggtgaatgggtaacacaaaatatttaagtgtctttgaacggggtatggtagtaggtaccaggcgcaccgggttgagtgtgtcaacaactgcaaagctgctgggtttttcacgctccacagtttcccgtgtgtatcaagaatggtccaccactcaaaggacatccagccaacttgacacaactgtaggaagcattggagtcaacatcggccagcatccctgtggaacgctttcgacacctggtagagtccacgccccgacgaattgaatctgttctgagggcaaaagggggtacaattcaatagtaggaaggtgttcctaatgttttgtacactcggtgtacacAGTGTGCCAACACATCAAGGTTTGGTTCGCCTCCTCTCAGACTATTTTACACTATATCATTTATATAGCAAGTTTGATTGGTTGTTCCATGATGGTCATGAAAGTGAAATGACAACTTAATTGTGGAGAGAATATCACGTGGTGAAAATGAAGTGACATAACGatgatgacgtgtgtgtgtgtgtgtgtgtgtgtgttagtggcaTTGTGTGACTGAATGGTTTAGTATGCAtttgtaagtgtgtatgtgtgcgtgtgatgAGTGTGTCCGTGTTCACTAGTGCGTGTACGTGTGATGAGTGTGTCCGTGTTCACTAGTGCGTGTACGTGTGATGAGTGTGTCCGTGTTCACTAGTGCGTGTACGTGTGATGAGTGTGTCCGTGTTCACTAGTGCGTGTACGTGTGATGAGTGTGTCCGTGTTCACTAGTGCGTGTACGTGTGATGAGTGTGTCCGTGTTCACTAGTGCGTGTACGTGTGATGAGTGTGTCCGTGTTCACTAGTGCGTGTACGTGTGATGAGTGTGTCCGTGTTCACTAGTGCGTGTACGTGTGATGAGTGTGTCCGTGTTCACTAGTGCGTGTACGTGTGATGAGTGTGTCCGTGTTCACTAGTGCGTGTACGTGTGATGAGTGTGTCCGTGTTCACTAGTGCGTGTACGTGTGATGAGTGTGTCCGTGTTCACTAGTGCGTGTACGTGTGATGAGTGTGTCCGTGTTCACTAGTGCGTGTACGTGTGATGAGTGTGTCCGTGTTCACTAGTGCGTGTAATGAGTGTGTCCGTGTTCACTAGTGCGTGTACGTGTGATGAGTGTGTCCGTGTTCACTAGTGCGTGTGCGTGTGATGAGTGTGTCCGTGTTCACTAGTGCGTGTACGTACGATCTGGCTGCTTGCAAAGCCCTGTTTGAGGAAGATGCAGGCGGGGCCCACGATGCTGTGTAACACGGTGCAGTTCTGGACCAGCGCAGACAGGGGTGCCTTAAACTCCTTGTCTTCGCCCGATTCCTCCTCGCCCTCCGACCGTGGCCCCTCCTGGCCCCCTGTTCCCCGCTTGTCCCCCCGGGGCTCGACGGCCCCCTTAGAACCAGAATCATGCAGAACTAGTGAACCCAACAGTCGTTGGTTTCACACTCTGTTTCATTCTCTGTCTGCTGGGGTCTGACAGCCAGCTGTCCACAGCACTAGTCCTCAGGGAGATCAGATGTTGAAACAGCACACAGTACAGGAAAGGATTGGCAATCTCTTCTCTTTTAGGAAGTTTAACTCTGCCTGTCTACATGGTAAACCCTGTCAGCCAGTGGCTCATCAGCCTAATAAGTAGAACTCTCTGTCTGTTTACATGGCGGTATGTGTATTGGTTACAAGAAGCCatgcttcccctctctctctctctctgtcctgtcccggtccctgtctctcttcccctctctctctgtcccggtccctgtctccattcctctctctctctgtcccggtccctgtccctgtcgctctctctctctctctctctctcttggtccctgtctctcttcctccctctctctctctctctctctctctctctctctctctctctctctctctctcttggtccctgtctctcttcctccctctctctctctctcttggtccctgtctctctctctctctctctctctctctctctctctctctctctctctctctctctctctctctgtgtcccggtccctgtctctcttcctctctcgctctgtttttcAAGGCTCAGTGTTGGATTGGGGTGTTCATTCTGCTAAGTGTTCAGGCCACAGACACTCAGCTCACCTCAGGGACTTAGCACAATGTTACATAACACACTTACAGAGTACGTCTAGTCAATAACTACTCTACGCGTGACTTGAGTATTAAGTTGATAAAACCAGATACCATTGATCTGGTTCCCGGGGCCTGCCCTTTCAGGAAACACAAGTATAAAGAACTCCTCATTCTTGGAGATAATCAAAGCAAGGTCTCCACCGTACTAATACCGCCGATGCAGAAACAGTATGCAGACAGGTGAAGTGTCATGGATTGCCTCTGCTGGACTTGTTCAGAAGAATTACATTAGATTGTTTCAGATCAATGTTGTGACAGTCCTTTAGATCAATAGCAAAGTTGTTTAGAAGCACACAGGACCTGTTCTCAATTGAGAACAAATACAGAGCAACTACATGTAGTCAATATCTTCATGATACTCCATGCATTAACACATAGGCAAGGAAATAGCAAGCAAGCAGAAGCTTCTCTCGTCCCATATCTTTGGAAAAGCAAAAGCAAATGGAACTGCTCTtaccttttttgttttgtttttcatggATGGCTTGGTACAATTCCCCATCCCCTATCCTCGAAGTGAAGTAAcactctatcctccctctctcgtcCCTCCCTCTCGCTTCTGTTTTCCTTCTTGCTCtattttctgtctttctctctcgctccaccCCTGTCGGTGGAGTTTTAAAGGTCCCACCCAACGTTGGAGCTCTGAGGTGGGGTCCAGGGCATCCTATCACCCATCGTGGTCTGAAGAGTGATGTTCATATCAGAGATGAAACTCCTGATGTGTGTTTACTACGGTTGCCTATAAACAAACATAAACCTAGCCCATAAACGTAGCCCATAAACCTAGCCCATAAACCTAGCCCATTTCTATGTCTGTACAGAAAAGAGCTGCATGACATTTTGTCCATGTGtgcatcactctgtctctctctctctcctaccctcaaATTTACCCCGTCTTTtaatcccttctctctctctctctatctctccccctatctctccccctctctctccccctctctctccccctctctctccccctctctctctccctggagcAAGGCTTGTTATACCATAGAAATGACTACATATATGTAGGGTGATGAGaggcagacggagagagagagagagagagagagagagagagagagagagggagagacagagagaattagaggAGGCAATTGCAAGGGATTTAATCCCTTTCCCTGCATTTCAGattaaagggagagatggaggggtaagAAGAGAAACGGATAGAGTAAGGAGATTGAGGGGAAGAAGAAATTGAGtccagggtggagagaggggtgatgCAAGATGAAAAGAGATGGTGAGAAGGTAAAAGTGGAGGACTGATGGAGAGACAAGGATGGACTTTTCCCAGAGTGACAAGGAAAGAGGAAATGAAACTGGCCAAGGGATGAAAAGCAATGAGAAAGCCATAAGAGGACAAAACAGAGAGAAAGCAAAAGAAAGAGAAAATGAATGAGGAAGAAAAGAACCAAGAGTGAAACAGATGCTCAAACAGCCTGGGAGCTGCGGTCTTGGGCTACCattggatgagtgtgtgtgtctgtgttagcattacacacacacctttaactgcatgtgtgtgtgtctgtgttaaccCTATCCAAACTAAATACACGCCTTACAGTAGACTGTTCTGATTGGTCTGTTTTAGCATTGATAAAGGCTTCAGAGGCTATTATTGGATGTCAAATGCAGTATTATCTCTGATTGGTGCACGATAACAACACTACAGAGGCTCTAATGCTCTAAATATAATATCAGACACGCCAGGACAAGACTTCAACTGTGTTTCTGTGCCACAACACTGACTCACATGACTAAACACATACTATGACAAGTGATGGGAATGACATGCTGtataaggagagagagacctaTTGGATGTCTGTGTTGTCAGCCAGGGCAGATGTTTAACATACTGTAGCTTGCCTTTGTACATCTTAAAACAAATGCATACTGTTCTATGCCATTGTCCTTCTGATGAACCTCAGGTTTTGGGTAGAAGGCAAAGGCAAGGGTCCATAGACACTGGTGTAAGGTCAGATTTGTGTTTCACCCCCATATGGCTAAGCTTAGGACTGGCAAAAGGTAAGCCAGATCTATGCCCATTGGTGCTTAGCGGGACCCAACCACTATCCAGAGAGTTCCATACCCTCAGAGGTCAGGGCAGAGGTCAACAGAGGAGTGAACTCTAGGATAGGCCTGGTCCTCCAGCTGGGACTTGGTATGATGCACAGCTGTGGAACTAAGTACTTTGGCAACTTCCAGGCTATTTGGTaacgtgtgtatgtgcatgtgttttACAACAGTGGGATATACATTGTGTGACATTCCGTGAACACTCGAAGACGAGTATTATCCGATTGTAACTTGGCTTCAAATTCAGGACAGATTTGTGCTTAGACCAAGTGAACATTTTGGATAAATCCTCAGCAAGTACTAGTGTCTAACTCTAACAAGTATATGTCTCGTATCCAAGTAttgctttgttttgtttttgctttTTGTGCTTACACACTAACTCTAATTACAATGAAATgaaccaatcaatcaaatgtatttctacgtaagcagtgacagggtgccTAGTCAGGGGCATGTTGAGGTCAGTTCTATGCTGCAGTGTCAGTTTATTACCACTAGAGGGCAGCTTCTGCAGGGCAGTACTTATCCCTTAAGTATTTGGCAGAATTGAAAGCCAAATTAAAGCTGGTAATCCCCTCATCTTTAAGTGTTCATGGGGAATATATCCTGCTAAGAATGCTAtttatataccccccccccccccacacacacacacacatcaaagatTATGCCAGTATGGTGCTTCATTCAAACTCTTAGCCGGCCTAGTTAGTAAACATCATTTGGTCCCGGTTCAAGTGATGAGTCGCTCTCATTGGACAGAGACCAGTGGTTGCAGAAGGACCAGTAACTGCATCTATCTCCTAGACATGATAAGAGTTATTGCCTAAGAGGTTGGGTCTAGTACTGAGGGTTAATCAGATCTAGGCCCAGGGCTAAATCCCAGGATTACTGTTAttcattattcactgtgtattattccttgtgtcactatttctattttcatgatattttttatatttcactCTGCATTTGTTGGGAAAGGACCTGTGAGTAAAAATGTCACTgttagtctatacctgttgtttacaacgcacgtgacaaatcaaattggatttggGGACTAGTCACTAATACAACCAACGCCCAAGACTGATGATCTATCTAGTTGTTATTTAAGTATTG from Oncorhynchus kisutch isolate 150728-3 linkage group LG15, Okis_V2, whole genome shotgun sequence encodes:
- the LOC109904718 gene encoding calcium-binding protein 1-like is translated as MSPTPTYPPSDKRNTFARFQDNNIEPPTQALDARGDCMSTLVPVPKKAKVKAAISKKVQKQQNKQRRRSSEQSGVPEVSAAGVKPPHGRWCSQNPTPFPVSARDKERGTGDEEEDLDVEDKVADMMRTGGQKQQEKEPLDLLPIMDLAFGPRLLGSLVLHDSGSKGAVEPRGDKRGTGGQEGPRSEGEEESGEDKEFKAPLSALVQNCTVLHSIVGPACIFLKQGFASSQIDRDLRPEEIEELREAFLEFDKKKNGYISYKDLGECMRTMGYMPTEMELIELGQSICGGKLDFEDFVELMGPKMLAETADMIGVKELRDAFKEFDTNGDGQISIMELREAMKKLMGEQLTNREIDEILRDVDLNGDGLVNFEEFVRMMSR